Sequence from the Clostridium sp. 'White wine YQ' genome:
AACTAAATATGTAACTTGTGGTACAGCTAATCCTACATTCTCTAATGTATCAATTTCCTTAAAAACATTCTTAGGAGATCCATCAAGAATTATTTCTCCACCATTCATTACAATTACTCTTTCAGCAACTTTTGCGACGTCTTCCATGCTATGTGAAACAAGAATAATCGTCATACCATATTCATCATGTAACTTTACTATTTGCTCTAATATTTCATCTCTACCCTTTGGATCTAAACCTGCTGTAGGTTCGTCAAGAATTAGCACCTTAGGTTCCATTGCTACAACCCCTGCTATAGCAACTCTTCTTTTCTGCCCTCCACTTAGTTCAAATGGCGACTTTTCCTTATATATTTCATAGTCTAGACCAACCATTTCCATAGCTCTTCTAACCCTGTGAGATATTTCTTCCTCACTTAGTCCCAAATTACTTGGACCAAAAGCAATATCTTTCGCAATTGTTTCCTCAAACAATTGATACTCTGGATATTGAAACACTAACCCTACCTTTTTTCTTATATCTGTAAGCTTTGCACCTTTTTCAGTTATATTTTTATCATCTATAACTATTTCACCAGAAGTTGCTTGTAACAATCCATTTAAATGCTGAATTAATGTAGATTTACCTGACCCCGTATGTCCAATTAATGCTACAAATTCTCCTTGATTTATTTCTAATGAAACATTATTTAATGCAATTTTCTCAAAAGGACTTTTAGGCATATATATATGAGTTAAATTACTTACTTTAATTGACATAATGCATTCACCATCTCATCCACATTTAATATTTCTGTACCTATTTCTATCCCTGATTTTTGTAATTCAAATGCTAATTCAGTCACTTGTGGTACATCCAAGCCAATCTCTTTCATTTCTTTTACTTTTGAAAATACCTCTCTAGGTTTTCCTTGTAATACAATATTTCCTTGTTCCATTACAACTACTCTATCACCTTCAACTGCTTCATCCATGTAATGAGTAATTAAAATAATAGTTATTCCTAGATTTTTATTTATCTCTTTTATGGTTCTAATTACTTCTTTTCTTCCTGAAGGGTCTAACATAGCTGTTGGCTCATCAAGTATAATACATTCTGGTTGCATAGCAAGTATACCTGCTATTGCAATTCTTTGTTTTTGGCCACCTGATAATAGATGTGGTGCATGCCTTCTATATTCATACATACCAACCTTATTAAGGCTTTCATCTACTCTTCTTCTAATCTCACTTGGTTCAACTCCAAGATTTTCTGGTCCAAATGCAACATCCTCTTCTACAATAGTAGCTACCATTTGATTATCAGGATTTTGGAATACCATTCCTGCTGTTTTTCTTACATCCCATATATTTTGTTCATTTTTAGTATCCAGACCATTTACATATACAGTTCCGTCTGAAGGTATTAGCAACGCGTTTATGTGCTTTGCTATAGTTGATTTTCCTGAACCATTATGTCCTAAAACTACTAAAAATTCACCTTTTTTAACCTCTAAATCTACACCTTTTAAGGCATAATACTCTTCTCCATTTTCATGAGAGAGATATTTAAAACTAAGATTTTCGCATTTTACAATATTTTTTTCCATCATGACTCTCCCTTTCTTTAATAACTATTATAAAAGATACAGTTAAATAATTCTATAGCTTTACCAATTCCTTATATATTTTATAACAGTTACTAGATTAATCTTTTGTATAGTAAAATGGGGACTAAGTTATCACTTAATCCCCTTTATATTATACTAATTCAAGTATAACTAATTCAGCACCGTCTCCTCTTCTTGGACCAACTTTGAACATTCTAGTGTATCCACCTTTACGTTCAGCGTATTTAGGAGCGATTTCTTCAAATAATTTCTTAACTACATCTTCTTCAGTTACGAAAGATAAAACTTGTCTTCTAGCGTGAAGATCTCCTCTTTTTGCTAGAGTAATCATATTTTCAGCAAGGCTTCTTGCTTCTTTCGCTCTAGTGTCAGTAGTTTCAATTTTGCCATGCTTTAAGAAGCTTGTAACAAGGTTTCTTAACATAGCTCTTCTTTGGTCTGTTGGACGACCTAATTTACGATAACCTGGCATGACTATACCTCCTTACTCATCGCTTAGTCTTAATCCTAAGCCTAGTTCCTTAAGTTTTCTTTCAACCTCTTCAAGTGATTTTTTACCTAAGTTTCTTACTTTCATCATATCATCCATGGATCTTTGTGCAAGTTCTTGAACAGTGTTTATACCTGCTCTCTTTAAACAGTTATATGATCTAACAGAAAGGTCTAGTTCCTCGATAGTCATCTCAAGAACCTTTTCCTTCTTATCTTCTTCTTTTTCAATCATTATTTCCATATCACTAGTATTATCAGTTAATGACATGAAAAGTTTGAAGTGTTCTATCAGTATTTTAGCTGATAGACTTATAGCTTCATCAATTTTAATTGTACCATTAGTCCAAATTTCTAATGTTAACTTATCATAATCTGTAATTTGACCTACTCTTGTATTTTCAACAGTAAAGTTTACTCTTTTAACAGGAGTATAAATTGAATCTACAGCAATAGCACTTAGTGGTAATGAGTCAGATTTGTTTTTGTTTTGTGTAACATATCCTCTACCTCTATTAACAGTAAGTTCCATATAAAGTCTGCCTTCATCATCTAAAGTAGCAATATGTAAATCCTTATTTACTACCTCAACATCTCCGTCAGTTTTAATGTCTCCTGCTGTTACTACTCCTGGACCTTTGGCATCTATATATATAACCTTTGGACCTTCTCCACTCATTCTTAGTGCAAGACCTTTAATGTTAAGAATTAATTCAGTAACATCTTCTTTAACACCAGTAACTGTAGAGAATTCGTGTAGTACTCCATCAATCTTCACAGATGTAGTTGCAACTCCTGGTAAAGATGATAAAAGAATTCTTCTAAGTGCATTACCTAGTGTAATTCCATATCCTCTTTCTAATGGTTCAACTACGAACTTACCATAAGTTCCATCTTCACTTTGTTCAATACATTCAATAATTGGCTTTTCTATTTCTAACATGCGCAAAACCCTCCTTCAATTAAATATGGCAACCTTATTATGAGGGCAACTGATTCAACATTTGCAATGGAGAAATATCCTCCAGTTGCAAATAGCATATTATTACTTACTGTATAACTCAACGATAAGAGTTTCATTAACATTGATGTCAATGTCTTCTCTTGCTGGTACAGCAACTACTTTACCTTCAAAGTTTTCAGTATTAGCAGCTAACCACTTTGGTAAAGTCTTTGGATTTTCTGCAAAAACTTTGAATTTTTCTGTTGCTCTGCTTTTTTCTGATACAGAAATAACATCATTTACGCTTACTCTGTAAGAAGCAATATCTACCTTCTTACCATTTACTAAGAAATGTCCATGAGTAACTAATTGTCTAGCTTCAGCTCTTGAAGAACCGTAACCTAGTCTGAAAGCTACGTTATCTAGTCTCATTTCTAGTAACATAAGTAGGTTTTCACCTGTTATTCCTCTCATTCTTTCAGCTTTTTCGTAGTACTTTCTGAATTGTTTTTCAAGTACTCCGTAAATTCTCTTAGCTTTTTGCTTTTCTCTTAATTGTGTTCCATAGTTAGAAAGTTTCTTTCTGCTAGCTCCATGTTGTCCTGGCGCATAACTTCTTCTAACGAAAGCACATTTATCTGTATAGCATCTATCCCCTTTAAGGAATAGTTTTGCACCTTCTCTTCTACATAATCTACATGCAGATCCAGTATATCTTGCCATTAATTACACCTCCTATGACGTTTGTACTACACTCTTCTTCTTTTTGGTGGTCTACAACCGTTGTGTGGTATTGGAGTAACATCCTTAATTAGAGTTACTTCTAAACCAGCAGCTTGTAAACTTCTTATAGCAGCTTCTCTACCTGATCCAGGTCCTTTAACGTAAACCTCAACACTCTTTAATCCGTGTTCCATAGCAGATTTAGCTGCAGTTTCAGCCGCCATTTGAGCTGCAAATGGAGTACTCTTTCTTGAGCCTCTAAATCCTAACGCTCCAGCTGATGACCATGATAAAGCATTACCTGCTGCATCAGTTAAAGTTACTATAGAATTGTTGAAAGTTGACTTAATGTGAGCTGCTCCGTGTTCAACATTCTTTCTTTCTTTTCTTCTTCTTGTTTTCTTAACTTTTGCTGCTACCATTGTCTTCCCTCCTTACTATTTTTTCTTGTTAGCAATAGTTTTCTTTGGACCTTTTCTAGTTCTTGCATTAGTTTTAGTTTTTTGTCCTCTTACAGGAAGACCTTTTCTATGTCTAATTCCTCTGTAGCAACCAATTTCAACTAGTCTTTTGATGTTAAGAGCGATTTCTCTTCTTAAATCTCCCTCAACAACTCTATCCTTTATGATATTTCTTATAGCATTTACTTCGTCTTCATTTAAGTCTTTTACTCTTGTGTCTGGGTTTATTCCAGTTTCTGCTAATATCTTTTGAGAAGTGGATAAACCTATTCCGTATATATAAGTTAGACCTATCTCAACTCTTTTTTCTCTTGGTAGGTCAACACCAGCTATTCTAGCCATTAAAACTTACACCTCCTGGTAATTAAATTCCCTTTTCATGTGGTAAATATATAAATAAAATTTCAGGTCATTGGTATTTTAACCTCTGTCAGCCGCTCCTAAAATTCATTTATGCTAATTAATTGACTATATAATGATATTTTAGAATGGAAAAAAAGTCAATAATAAATACCTTCCATTCCACTATTTTTTTAATAAACTTATTTATATTAGCCTTGTTTTTGCTTGTGCTTTGGGTTTTCGCAAATAACCATTACTCTACCTTTTCTTTTTATAATTTTGCACTTTTCGCAAATAGGCTTAACTGATGGTCTGACTTTCATCGCTAACCCTCCTTATTATTTATGAGCAGGAAAATCAATGCTTTTCCGCTAACATTTAAGTTGTTTAATTTTATTTTGCTCTCCAAGTAATTCTGCCTCTTGTAAGATCATATTGAGATAATTCAACTGTAACCTTATCTCCTGGAAGAATTCTTATGAAGTTCATTCTTAACTTTCCTGAAATGTGAGCAAGGATTTTATGCCCACTTTCCAATTCTACTTGGAACATAGCATTAGGTAATGATTCTAGAACTACCCCTTGCATTTCAATTACATCATCTTTTGACATAAGGTAATCAAACCTCCTTATCAATGCCTTGAAGCTTTATAAATCTTTTAATCTTTAAATCTAAACTCTTATCTTTAGATATAATTTCTTTCTCTAACGTTTTATCGAGTATATCTGTAAGATTTAAGTGTTTTAGTTTCTTCTTTTTAGGCATTTCACTTAATTTTGTACTTCCATTAGCAAGGGAAACATAGTTATCATCTAAAACTCTAACTACTATATAAGGTTTATCCTTATCTCTACCTGCTTTGGAAAATACTAATCTGCCAACTAAGTCGTTATTCTGCAAACTTGTTTCACCTCAATGATTACCTTAGTAATAAATCTACAAGCCATTTTGTGGCAAGTGTGAATCTATAACTAAGCAACACTTAACTATTTAATTAGTGTTAGTATCTCGGGACCATTAGGTAAAATAGCAACAGTATTTTCATAATGAGCTGAATACTTCCCATCAGCTGTCACTACAGTCCAATCATCGTTTAAGGTTTTAACTCTCCAAGTTCCAACGTTGACCATTGGTTCTATTGCTAATACCATTCCTGATGATAATTTTGGACCTCTTCCAGGTCTTCCGAAATTAGGAACATCAGGATCCTCATGAACACTTTTTCCTATTCCATGTCCTACATAATCTCTTACTACTGAAAACCCTGCATCTTCTACATACTTTTGAATTTCGTATGAGATGTCTGTTAATCTATTATCTACAATTGCCTTTTCAATTCCCTTGAAAAAACTTTTTTCGGTAACTTCAATTAGTCTTTCAGCAGTTTCAGATACGTTTCCTACTGGAAAAGTTCTTGCTGCATCACTGTGGAATCCATCTAAGAGAACACCGCAATCAATGCTTACGATATCTCCTTCTATTAACTTTGTGCTTCCTGGTATTCCATGAACTACTTGCTCATTAACAGATATACAGAGTGAAGCTGGAAAACCATATAATCCTTTAAAGGAAGGTTTTGCTCCATGCTTAGTTATAAATTCTTCTGCAATTTTATCTAATTCCTCAGTAGTAATACCAGGTTTTATTTTAGTTTCAATTAAATTTAATGTCTCTGCCAATAAGTGTCCTGCATTTCTCATTAGGTTGATTTCATTATCATTTTTTAAAATAATCATTCTTACTCACTTCCTAATATATCACAGATGCTTTCAAAGACCTCATTAATTGCTTGTGTACCATCTACAACCTCAAGTAATCCCTCTTTCTTATAGAATTCTATAAGTGGTTGAGTTTGGTTTTCATAAACAGTTAATCTTTCTTGAACAGTTTCTTCACTATCATCTTTTCTTTGGATAACATCCGAACCACAAACATCACATTTACCTTTTTCTAAAGGTGGATTGAACTTTATGTGGTAACTTGCTCCACAAGATGGACAAACTCTTCTTCCTGTCATTCTTTCTAAAATAAATTCTCCTGGAACTTGAATTAGTAGTGCTGTATCTAATACTTCATTTCTATCTTGTAAGAAGTCATGAAGTGATTCAGCTTGAAATACTGTCCTTGGGAATCCATCTAACAGATAACCATTTTGGCAATCTTCTTCTTGCAATCTATCTTTAACCATATTAATAGTTACTTCATCTGGAACTAATTGACCTTTGTCAATATATTTCTTCGCTTCAACACCCAATGGAGTGTTTTCAGAAATGTTTTTTCTGAAAATATCTCCAGTTGAAATGTGTGGTATGGAGTATCTATTACTAATTGACTTTGCCTGTGTCCCTTTTCCTGCACCAGGAGGACCAAATAATACAATTTTCACCGGCATCATCTCCATCCTGTTTTGCTCTATTTTAAAAATCCTTGGTAATGTCTTACTACCAACTGTGATTCTAAGGTTCTCATTACATCTAACGCTACACCAACTAAAATTAATATTGAAGTAGGTCCGAACGCAATCCCTTTAAATTGTGTATTATTTTCAATTACTATAGGTACTATTACTAAAAATGCCGCAAATAATCCACCAAATAAAGATACCCTAGTTAGCATTCTTTC
This genomic interval carries:
- the rpmJ gene encoding 50S ribosomal protein L36, whose translation is MKVRPSVKPICEKCKIIKRKGRVMVICENPKHKQKQG
- a CDS encoding adenylate kinase, with the protein product MKIVLFGPPGAGKGTQAKSISNRYSIPHISTGDIFRKNISENTPLGVEAKKYIDKGQLVPDEVTINMVKDRLQEEDCQNGYLLDGFPRTVFQAESLHDFLQDRNEVLDTALLIQVPGEFILERMTGRRVCPSCGASYHIKFNPPLEKGKCDVCGSDVIQRKDDSEETVQERLTVYENQTQPLIEFYKKEGLLEVVDGTQAINEVFESICDILGSE
- the rpsK gene encoding 30S ribosomal protein S11, which codes for MVAAKVKKTRRRKERKNVEHGAAHIKSTFNNSIVTLTDAAGNALSWSSAGALGFRGSRKSTPFAAQMAAETAAKSAMEHGLKSVEVYVKGPGSGREAAIRSLQAAGLEVTLIKDVTPIPHNGCRPPKRRRV
- the infA gene encoding translation initiation factor IF-1; this translates as MSKDDVIEMQGVVLESLPNAMFQVELESGHKILAHISGKLRMNFIRILPGDKVTVELSQYDLTRGRITWRAK
- the rpsM gene encoding 30S ribosomal protein S13, whose amino-acid sequence is MARIAGVDLPREKRVEIGLTYIYGIGLSTSQKILAETGINPDTRVKDLNEDEVNAIRNIIKDRVVEGDLRREIALNIKRLVEIGCYRGIRHRKGLPVRGQKTKTNARTRKGPKKTIANKKK
- the rplQ gene encoding 50S ribosomal protein L17 → MPGYRKLGRPTDQRRAMLRNLVTSFLKHGKIETTDTRAKEARSLAENMITLAKRGDLHARRQVLSFVTEEDVVKKLFEEIAPKYAERKGGYTRMFKVGPRRGDGAELVILELV
- a CDS encoding DNA-directed RNA polymerase subunit alpha, which codes for MLEIEKPIIECIEQSEDGTYGKFVVEPLERGYGITLGNALRRILLSSLPGVATTSVKIDGVLHEFSTVTGVKEDVTELILNIKGLALRMSGEGPKVIYIDAKGPGVVTAGDIKTDGDVEVVNKDLHIATLDDEGRLYMELTVNRGRGYVTQNKNKSDSLPLSAIAVDSIYTPVKRVNFTVENTRVGQITDYDKLTLEIWTNGTIKIDEAISLSAKILIEHFKLFMSLTDNTSDMEIMIEKEEDKKEKVLEMTIEELDLSVRSYNCLKRAGINTVQELAQRSMDDMMKVRNLGKKSLEEVERKLKELGLGLRLSDE
- a CDS encoding energy-coupling factor transporter ATPase, which gives rise to MSIKVSNLTHIYMPKSPFEKIALNNVSLEINQGEFVALIGHTGSGKSTLIQHLNGLLQATSGEIVIDDKNITEKGAKLTDIRKKVGLVFQYPEYQLFEETIAKDIAFGPSNLGLSEEEISHRVRRAMEMVGLDYEIYKEKSPFELSGGQKRRVAIAGVVAMEPKVLILDEPTAGLDPKGRDEILEQIVKLHDEYGMTIILVSHSMEDVAKVAERVIVMNGGEIILDGSPKNVFKEIDTLENVGLAVPQVTYLVKELKSKGFELGDDIFTISQAKEALLKILKRD
- the map gene encoding type I methionyl aminopeptidase produces the protein MIILKNDNEINLMRNAGHLLAETLNLIETKIKPGITTEELDKIAEEFITKHGAKPSFKGLYGFPASLCISVNEQVVHGIPGSTKLIEGDIVSIDCGVLLDGFHSDAARTFPVGNVSETAERLIEVTEKSFFKGIEKAIVDNRLTDISYEIQKYVEDAGFSVVRDYVGHGIGKSVHEDPDVPNFGRPGRGPKLSSGMVLAIEPMVNVGTWRVKTLNDDWTVVTADGKYSAHYENTVAILPNGPEILTLIK
- a CDS encoding energy-coupling factor transporter ATPase; this encodes MEKNIVKCENLSFKYLSHENGEEYYALKGVDLEVKKGEFLVVLGHNGSGKSTIAKHINALLIPSDGTVYVNGLDTKNEQNIWDVRKTAGMVFQNPDNQMVATIVEEDVAFGPENLGVEPSEIRRRVDESLNKVGMYEYRRHAPHLLSGGQKQRIAIAGILAMQPECIILDEPTAMLDPSGRKEVIRTIKEINKNLGITIILITHYMDEAVEGDRVVVMEQGNIVLQGKPREVFSKVKEMKEIGLDVPQVTELAFELQKSGIEIGTEILNVDEMVNALCQLK
- the rpsD gene encoding 30S ribosomal protein S4 gives rise to the protein MARYTGSACRLCRREGAKLFLKGDRCYTDKCAFVRRSYAPGQHGASRKKLSNYGTQLREKQKAKRIYGVLEKQFRKYYEKAERMRGITGENLLMLLEMRLDNVAFRLGYGSSRAEARQLVTHGHFLVNGKKVDIASYRVSVNDVISVSEKSRATEKFKVFAENPKTLPKWLAANTENFEGKVVAVPAREDIDINVNETLIVELYSK